The following is a genomic window from Doryrhamphus excisus isolate RoL2022-K1 chromosome 3, RoL_Dexc_1.0, whole genome shotgun sequence.
ataaaagtgcagttttccttcaaAAGTAAATTTTGGAAGCTTTTGTTGAAATCTGTACTtgtaaatacagcaaaaatattGGGTAAATTACATCATACTATATGTCACAAAAGCTATCCAATCAGGTCCTGACATGCATATGTTTTTGGTACTGCTTTTGGTCCCATAACAATAATACTAagtaactttttaaaattgttgttccatgatgatgaaatgaaatgaacacgCCAGCTCTTGTGGGATGAGAGACtctctttctgaatgttctgaactcctgttgtGATGCCAGTGATGCCACATACACGTCACATACTGAATGTACTTCTTTGTATAATAAAGTACTTGAATGAAGTTGTGCGCTCAATTGTGCCTCAGTTGCTTCAAGACACGATGAATCCTTCATCAGTTCAATAACTGTGCCATTACCAACTAATTAAAAGTACATGTTGTATACCTTTCCCCTTTACAAACATATATCTTATTCCAAACCAGGCTGCACAAGCTCTTGGTTACTGTTATGAATTGGGCCACAGTTCTTGCCAATGCTCGGAGCGGAAAGTATGTCACTAGAGGGATGAGGAAAAACAAGGCAGAAGGACCCGGTGTTCTCACATGTTGCCCTCTTTACAGTATCTACCTTCTGGATCTATCCATCCTTTCATGCAGCTGCAAAGGAATCACATGCGGCTCTGTCTGACACACTGGAAGACATATAGCGGTTTGTCTTTTAATGGTCTACTTCCCAGAGTTGTTATTGGGTTGAAGCTTACTTGAAGTGGGAACTGCATGAGTATGATAAATCTGTACATGCGCAAAATACTCTTTGGCCTCGCAACGTTCCCCCGACAGTTCACTGACccctatttgagaagcactgttttAAAGTTAACAGTATTCATTGATTCTTGAATGGAATCTATGATTATACGTAGATGACCTAATAGCCAAGGTACGCAAAAGTACGCCTGATGTAACTTCCTGTCCGCTACTCACTCTGCTGCCTTAGGGAACACattcatagcaacacacacaagctctcttatttatgtcttaaatggcttatttgctcttattatATCCACTATATTTGGTAACACCAGCctacatgtgactatagggttgttagttcaagtctagagggtgtctaataatgtttaaaacagtGAACAGCTTTCCTACTtttcagaaattcacttatcacagttaagtctggaaccaattaactgtgataaacgagagaTTAGTGGAAAAACACTGCAAttatttgagatttttttaatcatattttgacAGAAAGAGACTCGAGGGTCCATTTAACATCATCTGTGAgcttctaaatcaggggtctcaaacttgcggcccacaGGCCAAATGCAGCCCGCAGGGttctagtttgaggccccccaccttgatatgaaagttgaatgtttgatatggacgctgtatggtatcatgtacccagaaattaCAGCTTAAAAGCTGTGTGTGCACACCAGACACAATTGATGCGATTTTGCAAGTGatgacgctgctcccagatgtaacgatgctaacttgctaattaggTAAAATGGCTAAGTGGCTCACCAATTATATGTGgcttaagtttttcttatttgctgttttattattattttattgattttctttattttgatttaatttcatttgttaTAAAATTTTGTGTGGTAAATAGAAattaagatatctgagaacagtggaatgttttattagagcttttcttgtggaaaaccggaaccaaagcactgaaaagtgtagggtatattataatttattatacatattataatatattatattaatatatttttttccgtttttaataaatgctttttttttaaacctgatgaggcccagcctcacccagactctagctccagtggcccccaggtaaattaagATTGAGACCCTTGTTCTTAATGATTGCCCATAAATCTATGTATACAAGCATGCCCataacccatagggggcgcaccaaatgtcatttacagtaTTAGTGAGAAAATTATTGACTGTTTCACACACGGTCACGTTACATAAGAGTTTCTTTCCTACAGGGAGGAATAATTAGCAATGAACAAGTGACAGTTAAAGCAATAATCCCATGTTAGGTGTTAAGGGGATTGACTTCTGACCTTTCGTGAAGGGTAAACAGAAATGTCTTCACTTAGTCAGAAATATGCAAATCATGTATGATATGGGACACTTGTGGTGTTATAGATTCGCTTACCAGAGCCAAACGCCTTGGCCACCAGCCACGTCAAGCTGCAGGAGATCTTCGCCCTGGTGAGGTCATAGTGGTCGAAGCTCCTGATGGCAGGAACGATGAAGGTCCGTCTCATACCACTGTCATCTCCCATCTTCTATGCTTCCACTGCGTCAGGGCAGGAAGAACCAAGCGAGTCAGGAATTCCTCCAGACTCAAGATGTCAACATCGCGGGAATTGAACGCAGCGAGATCTTCCCCCCACCTTTTTTCCAGAATGTGAAGATAAACCATCTGATGTTCACATCACTGTCACGTACTGGTGTTGTGGTTTGTGGATCCCTTCCCTACCGTTCCCGAGCAAAAAATCCATCGAGATTACAGAGTTAGAATACGACAGAGTGAGAAGAAACTTTGAAACAAAGAAGGGCGTTTGTGTCCATGTTGCTTCTTTTCTGGtcctctccctccctctctttcCTCGCAGAATCTGCTCTGCGTTGTTCTCGCACAGCAGAGCAGAGTGGAGAGGGCTCTAGTGCGCATGTGCGCTCCACCCACCGTTTCCATCCTTTTCTAACTCATGAGCAAAAGTGACATTATCCACATTTGGAGCACGAATCGACTGCACTGTCTAGAAATTGaacattttacagtattttatcattttttacatttgttttgatGTTACATAAACATCTATTTCACCAatgctaaaatgtattttcaatgCAGTTCTGGCCCTATAGTTTAGACTACTGTGGCGGGCGAATAGAGTCGGtctttttggacaaaaactCAGGAACTTTTAGTTTAGACTTAGTGTAGCGGGCGAAGCGTAGGGCAAATAGTAGCtctttttggacaaaaactCAGGAACTTGAGAGGACGTGTGGGTTCCGTTGATTGACCACAACACAGCCAAGAGAAAAAAAGGCTAACCTCCCTACTACAGTCGCATTTCTTTGACGTCATCCGTGCACCCACTCTCCAGGCATGACCAATAAATTTACACCAAATTAAACTGTTTCATTAGCATCATTTAGATGCAGAAGTTTCATCATCAAATCATCCCAGTTTTTAGATAAATTGTCAGAAATCTATCCTCATAGCAACATTTTCTCAACAACATTTTTTCATCGATTGCATTATAGtcagtgaaaataaaataaaaataaaaaataataaaaattaaaaatagaaatataataaacTTTATGACCTGTCCCACAAGGCGAGCAACGAAATAACTGTGGTGAATCCTTATTTACTTGCGTGAAGGAGACCAATGTTGCATGCATGTGCCCAATTCCACCGATAGGTGGCAGTAATTAAAAACAATGGCGTCAACCTGCCGTACAACACTACCGAAGAAGAAAAAGGGTGAAGTTAATGCCACACAGATAGCCAAAGTGTGAGTGTAAAGTcagtatttttgcttttattgccGCTTTTTACTCCATTTTGGTTTCACGCCAAACAGAAACGATAAACAAAAACACCGACGCTCCACGCTTCAATACACTTAGCTTGTTGAGCACAAAAtagcattagcgttagcatCGCTAGTTGATGTAACACAGTATTGTAATACAGTATTGGTCTATCCTATGTGTGAGCAAAGCTGTTTATCTTAAATATGTTGTGCTTATGACCATTGTCTTTTGGAGGcttctggccaaaaaaacaagaTAGCCTTCCCGGAACAGCATTATCAACTTGAACCCCCTTCCTCTACTTTAAAGAGAAAGACAAGACACCGCTTATAAGATTTAGAAAATGTCAATTTATATATGCACTCTTCATCCTTATTAAGCAGTGAAACAAAGGACATTTCAGACCACAAAGAAGCACACAAACTGTACTTGGGGAAACTCACCATTCAATATTACTTCTCCAGatgacacatgagaacacacgcAAGAGGATCTTACATTGGATGACCATACAGAAACTTTTAGATTCTACCGCCCCCGAGTGGTTGCAATATGTTCCTGCAGCATATGAAGAAACGAAGTGTGAATCACACATCGGCCAGCAGATGGCAGTAGATATCTGATGAttgagtttatttttattgttgtgtttaaaaatgcaaaatggcTTTTATATGAAAATAGATGTATACCTATGACGTCATGGTGAGAATTCCGAGTTTAAACAAAGTATTTTagtgtttttgacaaaaatcataccAACTGGTAATTATTTCCTGTCATCTGTAACTATAGAATTGTCTTTCTCAGCAACTCCACAGTAATCCACAGTCATTTGAGAGTCATTACCAATCATAATATACTTAGCATTTTCAATATGAATGCTTGGATGGTGTTGCCAGACTGATTCCGCACTGGGAACGTCGACTGGATGGCGCACGATGTTGAGTTTTCCCAGCATATGTGCTGCTTCATGTTCATTTCGTGTTCTCTGCTCTTCAGACCAAATTCTTTTTTGATTATTAATTTTTGCTGATGACAAcgccttttttattttgttctcaAAGCATTTGCTCTCTTCAAGGGGAACCAAAGTCTGCAGCACGATAGGCAGTTTATGTTTGGGCATGCGGTTGTCCTTCGGTAGCACAGGTAtgactgtgttgtgtttgtgttgcttgtTAATGGAGTTGATCAGCGCCGAGTTGGTCTTCACCTCCAGCATACGTGTGTTGAAGTTGCGGGTGAGCAACAGAAGAGTAAAAGCCGAGTTGTTGATAGCATCCTCTACGCACTTCAGGGTGCTCATACCTGGTATAGCAAAGTCCTCAGAGAAAGTCGCACCCTTATGACCTATGACAGTTTctagtttttccttcatgatcTCGGCTGCTTCCGCATCTTCTGGAGCATGTAGGAtgacaaatgaataaaatatgacctcttcatcctcctcttctgcGCTTTCAGCCTTATCTATCTCCAGTGAAACAGTGCTCTTGGGTAGAATGCTGTTTGTTGCAGAAGCTAAAGAAGAAAGCACCATGGTTGGTAAGGTGCTTTGGCTCAGAGGTTCTTTCTTGGTGAAATCCATATTTTTTATGTGCTCGCTTTGAGATGCTACATCCGTGGTTGGCAGTTTGCTGCATGTTGGCTGCGACAACACAGACGAGAGTTGAGATTGCTCAGGAGAATTGTCGCTCCCAGCAGGTGTAATAAGGCTTTGTTCAGGGTTTCCTGGTGCTTCTGGAGTCATTTTGTCCTCCACGTACGGGACTGTCACGGGCAAGCTGATCTCCAGATGCGTGGGAAAAGAAAGCTCGGAGCAGCTTGACTGCAGTGTGCTGGGAAAGCCTCTGACCTGGTTTGTCACCCCTTCAACCAGACTGTCAGGGGCATCATGATAAGAGTCTGATTTGAGATCCCTGGAGGAGCACATCCACACGGCAAGCTGAGGCCCACACACATTTTTAGCTTCCTCTCTGAGCGAATCATATAACAGATCTTCACCGGAACTGTCACTGGAAAGGGCCCTTTTGTAGGCCAGATTCCTTAAAATCTGATCACAGAGTCTGTGCTTGAACAGAATTTTAAAAACACGAGCCAACGCTGCCAAAGATTCTCCTGTTAACTGTCTGGATTCTCCACAGCACTGTGCAAAGTCTTCTAATCTACCCTGACTCTTCTTCCATAGTTCACCAAGATGCTTGGCCAGGTCATGGTCCCCCAGCAGGCCCAGTTTGTCCAAGGCTTGCTCTTCTTTACGGAGAATAATCAGACACAAGGCGTGTATGATATTATCTTCAGGAGACTCCTCGAGCTGGAATGTCAGACTCAAGACTTGCTCCGGTGGGACGTTGACGAGTATGTCAAAAACATCCCTCAGGCCCGTACCGTCAGATAACTCcttttgattcatttttgaaCTTTTTGATCGCAACCGTGCAACATAGTATGCTTCCCTGTTGGGTTGTTAAAGATGGTGTATCATTTCCAAATCAGGCCGGTCCCTTGAAAGagaagccacaacattagagACGTACACACACAGCATGGAAATGCAGATATAATGCatctttgtattatttgtacagTAAGATCATATTAACCTTTCAGCAGGTTCTCAACTGTAATACAAACAAAGAGCTGTGTTACTTACCTAGTGGAAGAGTGTTCTTGAAGCCATGATTGTGGCTAACTTTAGCCTGTGCTTTGCTCAAATCAGGAAGTCCCCCACATTGCCTCGTCTCAGCTTAGTTTAGACAGCTTCTCTCTCTTGCTCAGGAAACTTCTCAATGATTctcattcaaatgaaatatttatagtATAGAACAAACCTCTGGAGGGGAGTTTTTACTAGTTTTTAGTAGTTTTATCTAGTGTGCTAGCAGCCGCGGCAATGGAAACTCAGGTCATCTGCCTTGCAGGCTTATGATGTCATGAATGACAAAGGTATGGAAGCTCATGGTGGACAAAAGGCAAAGCAGGAAGCAGTCAGCCTGCTCACCTTTTCCAAATATGTCGCCCTTTTTTTATTAACTTTGCAAACATGCCTGCCTGTCGCTCCCTTTGCGTACAATAGGATCAGCAAAGGAATTCTggcccttcttccccactctgccGAGAGGCCGGTATATTTTTATCCACGGAGGAAACCTCCAACCCTGTATTTACCAGGGGTGGGGTCACACTAAGCAGAGTGCAAACCAACAGCAGGTCCCTCAATATTGCACAAGACAGAGAGCCTCTCTGTTCTGGCTGCAGTCTGATATGTTTGCTGTGTGACCACTTCTGAGGTCTTACAGTAACTCTATAGGAGAAGCGGTATTAAAGCCTTCCATAAATACTGCAATTGTAGAGTTGCTATATATACTTTATGTGGTCCTACAGAATACAGTATCGCTATTCAGTTGAGGCCATGAAATGCATGCCTCTCCATGCTACAACATTACTGTACTAATGCCATGTACACCATAGCACTTTTTCAGTTGCTCAATTGGTAACATTGAAAATGAACATGATCATTTTGCCCTAGTTTGCGTACATTATCCAGTTACAATACAATATGGAGCACATCTTGTGCTGCGTTAGTCCAACTGTGTTCCTACCCTGGTCTCCGGGTGCGGCTCCGTTGCAGCTCCGGCAACAGCGGCCGTATGGCACAACAGAAAGAATCTGTTTGGAGTCACTCTCTGGTTAAGCTGAGAGTTTCCGCAGCCGGAGCGGAGCCCACTGCTGCGTCCATTGCAGTCAATGTGAGTGGCATGACTTTGCGGCAATCCGGGATGGATCAGGACCGGAGCTGTACCGTAGTCAGTGTGAGTCGTGTTAATAGAGATGAGATGACAAATGAGATTGGGCTTACAAGATCATGACGAGATTTtagcattacttttaagaaaagtacaaaaaaaaatgatatgacaTTGATAtgatattcaagaaaaaacttacggaaaaacaggaagttccCTTTTGGACCCTCCGCCCcctttaaaacataactgagattaattaaaaaaccaaaaactttCCAAAGCCGTTTCTAAAGGTTTGGGACTCCTGCAAACTGtagtgagagccattaccaCATATGGcgaaaaacatggaacagtgttgaaccttcccaggagtggctggcgaaccaaaatgaccccaacagCACAGCGATTACTCATCCAAGAGgttacaaaagaccccacaacaacatctactgccctcacttgcctcagttaagatcagtgttcatgactccaccctGAGAAAGACATTGGACAAAAACGACCTGCATGGCAAAGTTCCAAGAGGAAAACCACGAGTGAACATTAACCacgggctcacactgaatccttTGCGGCCACCAGAAGCATTCcgcaagattgaaatccctgttgtaggctcacactagCTCTGTGCAGTGCACTTCCGTCTCCGGCGGCCATACAGCACAATAGAAAGAGTCCGTTTGGGGTCTAACCTTTTTTTCCGACGCCGGAGCACTCTCTGCTCAAGCTGTGGGTTTGTTGTGTCCACCGGAGTCAGTGTGGCACTTTGCGGCAAACCGGACTGAATCAGTAGTGGCACTGCAGGTTCAGTGTAAACCCGGAGTATggcttattttcattttgccagaaaatatcttgatgatcccaagacatttgggaaaatactttctggtctgacaagacaaaaggtGAACTTTCTGGAAGGTTCCATCTAGCATAAAAGTAacagcatttcagaaaaagaacaccataccaacagtaaaatatggtggtggtagtgtgatggtctagggcTGTTTTTGCTGCTTTGGGACCTGCACcggctgtgataaatggaaccctgatttctgctgtctaccaaaaaagtagaatgtccggccatctgtttatgacctgaaaccaacttgggttctgcagcaggacaatgatccaaaacaagtCCACTTCTGTCCATCTTCACGTAGAAGGAAGGTGGAGAACAATTCTAGTAACAGCTCTGTACAGCTCTGGTGAATTCTATgaccaagaggattaaggcggTGCTAGGTAACTATggtgctcacactaaatattgacactttagaccaggggtctcaaacatgcggcccgcgggccaaatgtgtcccgcaggacactagtttgaggcccccgccttgatatgaaagtttaatgttagtgcggcccgcgcaagtttgatatggatgctgtatggtatcatgtacccagaaaaaaatattacgtttgattcatgttcatgttaaaggttaagtaactgttaatagttatcctccctatccgtgtggaagtggtaagtttttggctatttaagtttaaaggaaataacttgaaggctaccgtttaggtcgctagctctctagtttgcgagttagcatgtgtctcaagaccctgcagttgcgcaatatgttgtaaataaaaagagtataaatgtgactatagttgtgttttgtcatgtctacagggctctaataatgctttgttcattttaatctgaaaaaaataatttgtctacccaccaactatatgtggtttcttaagtttttattatttgacattttattattattatatttatttatttactactgattgattgattttctttattcttgatttgtttatttatttttcatcttattttgtgtagaaaaataaaaagtaagatatttgagaacagtggaatatttagctttttttgtagaaaatcggaaccaaagcaaagtttattcatttttctgtttttaataaatgcgtttttttttttttgaaaacctgatgcggccccagtctcacccagaccctagctccagtggcccccaggtatgtaaattgagtttgagacccctgctttagacacaatttggacatgttcTCTGTGAGctgtactcacttgtgttggcaTGCTGTTAGTGCAATAATGGCTgtatgttgactcattttcatgctggagcctatcccagttgtcttgaagcgagaggcggggtacatccggGACTGGTTTGCATTATTTGCAGTGGACAATAAATCTTTACTGCTGTACTTTTCGGAGaaactatttatatttatgtcagTTGTGCAAAGACCCCTGAAAATGGAGTAGCTTTGTATAAAATTGCTGTAACTCCTATTCTCTATATAGAAATCTATactttgattacatttttttccaatccCATTGtggtatatattaaaaaaactaaatcctAAAGACTTTGCCCGTCCAAATACTTGTGTATACGCCCTCCTCCTGTGTGCACATTCGGGCTCATCCTCACAGTCACAGTCAGTTACATAACGAGTGCCGAACGTCCATCTTTATTGAGGTCAGTCCTTTTTAACGAGAGACACGCTCTCTCCCAGCAGCTGCGTTAGTCACCCTGGCAGTAAATTTGGGTTCACCTCCGAGCAAAAACCTTTCATAAGAGGCTGTGTCAAGTTTTGCAATGTATGACATTGagcagcatatatatatataattttattttttttcgggAGCAGAGAGAATGCATTCTgacctttgtttgttttttcttttgatcTCAGAGTGGGAGTAATATTTTACCTAACCTAAACTTCCTTTATTTAAAACATGACTAAAATGCAcagatgtgtgtttgtgtgcacggTCGCTGGCCGTGGGAGAAAGCCTTGGGGGAGAAACACAGAGGGGTCACGTATAAGAGGCTTTGGGGCAGACAAGTGAAAAGGAGGCCCTTTCTTGGACAGAGACCATGGATTAGGATGAAAGACACAAGAGTGGGGgatgctctgtttttttttttttttttttatctctcaCATGCACTTGCTACATCTCTCTCCTCTAATTCTGCATCATATCCATTCAAGAGGAGATTTAAAGAAGATGATACTAAAAGATATCTAGTCCATGTCGGGTCACATAGATAAGATAAACACAATGAGCTTAAGATTGACAATTGAGTTCCGAACAGATCGATAGCCTCTTTAGAATTCACTTTGTGAATAAGAGGCCACGAAACGCATTGCTCTTTTTCCCAGCCGCTGGATTCGTCACACATGCTAAGAGAATTTAACACACCCGCTTCCAGCAGGCAAATATATGTGCTCCTTACGCACGTACATGTGAAGACATACACATACTTTTAGCCTCTGAAGGAAACACCTGCCCTTCACACACAAaggtttcccaaaaaaaaaacctttaacatttggatttttttttttttttttgctgtttagtCGGGAAAACAGAACGAATAGCTTAAAATTTTCACGCCAGACCGCATCTTGCTCAGATAAAGGTTATGTATGGGTGATTGCAGCTTGACGACGCCTCCGTGCATGCAGTCAAAGTCAGTTCATGCGTGTGCTGCGAATCAAAGCAAAACACAACTGAGGCTAGTTTATGCCGTTGACAACAAGGGGGGGCCAGCAGATCTGAGGTAATGTGACAGTTAACTAGCATTAATTCAGGAGCAAAGGTAAATGAAGCGGGCCCGCGGACACGACAAGGGGGAGTGCGCTGGGGATGGGAAGACGTGTGTACTGTACCACACTGGACTATGCTTGGCTGAGC
Proteins encoded in this region:
- the ticam1 gene encoding TIR domain-containing adapter molecule 1; this translates as MNQKELSDGTGLRDVFDILVNVPPEQVLSLTFQLEESPEDNIIHALCLIILRKEEQALDKLGLLGDHDLAKHLGELWKKSQGRLEDFAQCCGESRQLTGESLAALARVFKILFKHRLCDQILRNLAYKRALSSDSSGEDLLYDSLREEAKNVCGPQLAVWMCSSRDLKSDSYHDAPDSLVEGVTNQVRGFPSTLQSSCSELSFPTHLEISLPVTVPYVEDKMTPEAPGNPEQSLITPAGSDNSPEQSQLSSVLSQPTCSKLPTTDVASQSEHIKNMDFTKKEPLSQSTLPTMVLSSLASATNSILPKSTVSLEIDKAESAEEEDEEVIFYSFVILHAPEDAEAAEIMKEKLETVIGHKGATFSEDFAIPGMSTLKCVEDAINNSAFTLLLLTRNFNTRMLEVKTNSALINSINKQHKHNTVIPVLPKDNRMPKHKLPIVLQTLVPLEESKCFENKIKKALSSAKINNQKRIWSEEQRTRNEHEAAHMLGKLNIVRHPVDVPSAESVWQHHPSIHIENAKYIMIGNDSQMTVDYCGVAEKDNSIVTDDRK